The DNA region TCCACCGCCCATTCCTTGAAGATACTCGCCTAGAGGTTTAGCAATGTCCTTGCCCATGTGTATCCCTGTTTTCTCTTGAAACTCGCGTGTGCAGCGTAGACTAATTTCCAAGTTTTCGTTCTTTTGTCCTGCAACAACGGCAACATGCGCACCTAAATCAATGATAGCTCTTGCCGCTGAAGCTTGAAAAGCGCTGACATGAGAAAAGGCAACAATCCATTCGCCAATCTTGAAAAGTTTAGCTCTTTTACATGCCTTTAACCTTGCGACGCGCTCTGAAAAGTCCATAGGCAAAGAAAGCAACGACAAGGTTTCTTGGGCGTTTGCGCCTGCGTCGACGAGTTCTGCTATTGTCTTCAGCGTGGACGAGTTAGCTAGAACAAAATGGCGTGTGTCGAAGGCTATGCCCAAAAACAATGCTTTAGCTTCTGTTTCGTTCGGTTTAATGTTTTTTTCTTTAAAGAAACCATAGACAATCTCGCATGTCGAGGATGCTTCTTCATTAGTTATGCATACTTTAGCTAATCGTTCAGTTTCCGGATGCGCCGCATGATGGTCAACAACAATTATAGGCGCTTTTGAAGCCTTTACTTTTTCAGCCCAATTATTCAGTTGCTGTATTGTGTTAGTGTCAAGCAGCATTAGTACGTCTGCCTTTTCCACGCTCGGTTGAGTTTTCACTTCTATAGGCAAAAATCTGATAAGATGCTTTGAAAGTCGACTTATTCCTTGAGTTGCTCCAATTTCCACAGCGCATTCCGGCTTCAATCGCCGTATCAAACTTGCTAGTGCATAAGCTGAACAGACTGCGTCCGGATCTGCATTATGATGGCATAGCAAAACGGCAAGTTTGGCGTTTGTCTCCTCTAAAATTTTATCTATTTTGGCGAATGACACTTTAATTTCCTCAAATATTTTTCCGCCGAAGCAAAAGCTTCCTTAACTGCTTCATCAACAAGTTTCTGCACGTCAAGATTTTCTATCGAAGGTGATAAAGCAATGTCTACGTCAACCGTGAGCGTTACCGGTTTTGTGCCATCTGCCTCGGCGCTGATGTCCATTTTCTCTATCTTTTTCTGAGGAACCTTTGATAAGACATATTTTCTAGCGGCATACTCTGCGATAGAACACAATTCTTCAACTTGTTCAGTAGTTAACTCTGGTATGTCCACTTCTTCCACAATCGTCACCTAGACGCAAACTAGGCTATGACTGGGACGGAGAAACTGGACTCAAATCTTGTTGAAGCTTAGTCTGCAAATCTTTCAATTGACTACGCAATCGTTCTTCCTGCTTCCCCAACACCGTCGCTCTGGTGTTCAGCAACTCTTTCCGCTCGTTTAAATCCGCGGATATTTTGGCTTTCTCCGATTTCACCAGAAGCGAACCAATAGCCTTGTAGATTACCGCATCGTCAGCCAATTTCTGCAACTCATTTAAGGCTTGTTCAATTTCTGTAAGTTCCATTTCTACCTGTTGCTTCTGCGCTAGAATCGACTGAAGCGTCTGCTGAAGCTGATTAAGCCGCAATAAACGCTCTTGAACTTGAGGAGGAAGTTTCGAAATTTCATCACTCACTTCTTATCCTTCCATTCTGCACAGCAATAAGCACAGTCATTAATAAAACATTTCCCGAAATATAGACAAATTCCATAGAAGGGTCGCTGCAATATTGTTTAACAAAAATTTCTGCGCTTTAACAAATCTATAGTGGTAAGCCAAAATTTAGAGAATAAGTCCAAAATGGTTGTTTTTGTGATAAGTATAGAACGAGTTATTTCAATTATAGATTGTCTTATCCATTGCAGAATCGCAATCTAAGATATGCTTTCCAGAATTTCTAAAACATTTGTTGTCGAGTTTATCCATCTTAAATAAGCGTTTACTGCAGCTCGCAAAGCAACTGTATCTTTAGCAGCAACATTCAAAATTATCAAGTTCTTTTTCCGCGTAAAGGTCGCTTGTGAACGCGTT from Candidatus Bathyarchaeota archaeon A05DMB-5 includes:
- a CDS encoding DUF3194 domain-containing protein; the encoded protein is MEEVDIPELTTEQVEELCSIAEYAARKYVLSKVPQKKIEKMDISAEADGTKPVTLTVDVDIALSPSIENLDVQKLVDEAVKEAFASAEKYLRKLKCHSPK
- a CDS encoding prefoldin subunit beta, whose protein sequence is MSKLPPQVQERLLRLNQLQQTLQSILAQKQQVEMELTEIEQALNELQKLADDAVIYKAIGSLLVKSEKAKISADLNERKELLNTRATVLGKQEERLRSQLKDLQTKLQQDLSPVSPSQS